In Streptomyces hawaiiensis, one genomic interval encodes:
- a CDS encoding dienelactone hydrolase family protein: protein MTAVQGTDVDIATEDGTADAYLAHPADGAAHPAVLVFMDAFGLRPQLRSMADRLAAEGYTVLVPNVFYRHGRAPLFDLPEFIDPGARPELFERIVPVMQGLTNERAMRDAGAFLSWLDGSPAVADGPVALTGYCMGARLSLLTAGTYPERVAAAAGFHGGRLATDTPDSPHLVAGKVTAELYFGHADQDPSLPEEQIERLEGALTAAGVRHRCEVYTGAPHGFTQADTASYHQEGDERHWSALLDLLKRTF, encoded by the coding sequence ATGACCGCCGTACAGGGAACCGACGTCGACATCGCCACCGAGGACGGCACCGCCGACGCGTATCTGGCCCACCCCGCCGACGGGGCCGCCCACCCGGCGGTCCTGGTCTTCATGGACGCCTTCGGTCTGCGACCGCAGCTGCGCTCCATGGCCGACCGGCTGGCCGCCGAGGGCTACACGGTGCTGGTGCCGAACGTGTTCTACCGGCACGGTCGCGCCCCGCTGTTCGACCTGCCCGAGTTCATCGATCCGGGGGCGCGTCCGGAGCTCTTCGAGCGCATCGTGCCGGTCATGCAGGGCCTGACGAACGAGCGGGCGATGCGGGACGCCGGTGCGTTTCTGAGCTGGCTGGACGGGTCCCCGGCCGTGGCCGACGGTCCGGTCGCGCTGACCGGTTACTGCATGGGCGCCCGCCTCTCGCTGCTCACCGCCGGCACCTACCCGGAGCGGGTCGCGGCCGCCGCCGGATTCCACGGCGGGCGGCTGGCCACGGACACCCCGGACAGCCCCCACCTGGTGGCCGGCAAGGTCACCGCCGAGCTGTACTTCGGCCACGCCGACCAGGACCCCTCCCTGCCCGAGGAGCAGATCGAGCGCCTGGAGGGGGCACTGACGGCGGCGGGCGTGCGCCACCGCTGCGAGGTGTACACGGGCGCGCCCCACGGTTTCACGCAGGCCGACACCGCCTCGTACCACCAGGAGGGCGACGAGCGGCACTGGTCGGCGCTGCTGGACCTGCTGAAGCGCACATTCTGA